GCCTGCAGTTCTAGTCTGAGTCAGGAGACCCAATGATGATTCGATCCACTCTTCGGTACCTGGCCCTCGGGGCCCTTCTCGCTGGCACGAGTCTCGTGGCCCAGGAGACACAGAAAACCTGGACTGCTGGGGCGAGCCTGACTTCCGCCCTGGACGGCCTCAAGGAGGTCACCCACAACACCACCGGGTTTGTGGTGGACTTCGGGTACAACGGCCACCTCGGCAATAGCACCGTGCCGTTCCGGGCCAGCCTGGGCTACCAGTATTTCCCGGGCAGCGATCATCTCGGCCTGAAGCAGAGCCTCACCAGCTTCCAGGTGGCCGGGGACATCTTCATCGCCTCCCCCTGGACAGACCTGCAGTTCATCACGGGCCTGTCGATCAATAAGTACAAGGTGAAGTCCGAGGCGGCCGGGCTTGGAAGCTCGACCGACAACGTCAAGGGCCCTAAGTTTGGCGCCCGACTGGGGCTTGAGTACCGCTTCACGCCCGCCTGGTCCGGTCAGTTGCTGGTCCAGATGACTGAATTGGGCACGGATGCCACTAGGACCACCGGCATCAATCCTTCCTGGGTTCAGGCCGGGGTGAAGTTCCACTTCTAGGAACTCGCCAGCAGCTGCCACTAGCCATGCAGGCCCCGCCCGTGCGGGGCCTGCTTTTACATTGAGGGGCACGGGCCAAGCGCCGCAGGAAGCGCTTACTCCGGCTGTGCTTGCCACCACCCTGGCCGGAGCCCGGGGCACCCGGGTCAATGCGGTTCCGCTGAATTCAGCCCTCACCGAGATGCTTACCCAAGATGGGGCCCCTTCCGGTCGGCAGCTCGGCTCAACGCACTACCCTCCGTACCGCTGCCATAGTAGGCATAATTGGCATCTATAGCTTTTCCAGTCAGGTTTCCGCACTGCCAGGTGCAGACGGCTGTGCCCTGATATCCCAAATGTTCACAGAAGGCGGGAATGGGTTTGAACCACATATATCGCAATGCGATGCTCGAATCTCGAACCCGTATCGAAATTATTTGTAAAGATCGTGGAACCTGACCTATTCTTGCGACACTCGCCCCCGGTCTTTGGCAGTCCTCCCAGACTTCAGAACCACCCACCGCCACAGTCTCTGTGGCGGGTTTGCTTCTCTCCCCCAATTCGCACCTGCACCATGCGGCTCTGCCGCCTTCCCCCCAAAGGAGTTTCTATGAGTCGAGTCTTTTCCCGGCTGGGCTTCACCGCCGCGGCCATCGTTGCCGGCAGCGGCATCATGGGCTATGCCCAGGATGCGACTACCGGTGCCATCTCCGGAGTCGTGACGGGGCCGAACGGCGCCCTGATCGCCGGCGCCCGCGTCATTCTGGATGGTGGCCGCGGACAGATCGTGCGCGCCACTGATGCCAACGGGTCCTTCAAGGCCTCCGCCCTGATTCCCGGTCAGTACACCGTCACCGTGACTGCGCCTGGCTTTGAAACGGCTGCCAAGCTCACGGCCAACGTCTCCATCAACACCCTGACCCCTGTCAGGCTCACCCTGTCCAAGGCCGCTGGCGCGGTCGTCGAAGTGCTCGCCACCTCCCAGAGCATCGACACCACCACCCAGACCTCCGGCACCTCCTACAACTCCGAGACGATCTCCGCCCTTCCCCTGGGTCGCTCGTTCTCGTCCATCGTGAACCTTGCCCCTGGCGTTTCCAGCAGCGGCATCGATTCCAACAACCCCTCGGTCGGTGGTTCCTCCGGTCTGGAGAACCAGTACGTCATCGATGGTGTGAACACCACCGGTGCCGGTTATGGCGCCAACGGGTCCTACTCGATCGTCTACGGCTCCCTCGGCACCGGCATCAACACCGACTTCATCAGTGAAGTGCAGATCAAGAGCTTCGGCATGGATGCCGAGTTCGGCGGTTCCACCGGCGGCATGGTCAACGCTGTCACCAAGACCGGCGACAACACGCTGCATGCTCAGGTCTTCGCCTACTTCGACCTGAATTCGCTGCAGTCCAAGGACAAGGAACCCCCCCGCATCGATCCCACGCTGCGCCTCACGCCCTCGTTCGACAGCACCAACCGGTATGAGCTGGGCTTCACCGTCGCCGGCCCCATCATCAAGGACAAGCTGTTCTACTTCGTCGGCTACAACCCCATCCGCAGTTCCGTGAAGCGGACCCAGATCGATCCCGCCCAGCCCTACTACGGCCGCCAGATCGAGCAGAAGACCGAGACCAACTCCTACTACGGAAAACTGAACTGGATGATCACCTCCACTCAGTCCCTGGAGTTCAGCATCTTCGGCGATCCCGGCAAGCTGCCGTTCGGCGCCAACCGCACCGCCTCCATCTACACCGCTCCCTTCAGCTGGGAAGAAGTCCAATTCGGCGGCCGGAACTGGACCCTGAAGTACAACGGCGTCTTCTTCAATGACTTCCTGGTGGAAGCTCGTGTCTCCCAGGCCAACAACAAGTTCCGGCGCATCCTCGACCCCGTCGTCCAGAAGACCTACCGCGTGTCCGACGTGTACACGGGCGTGCAGTACGCTCCTGGCCCGGGCTTCGTGGATGGCACGGACGATCGCAACCGCCAGTACGACCTGAAGCTGACCAAGACCTTCGGCGCCTTCGAGTTCAAGGCCGGTTACTTCAAGGAAGACATCGAGCACAAGGGCGGCAACACCTACCAGGGCCCCGCCGGCTTTGTGGACCCCCACACCGGTGCCACCGGCCAGCCCTACTCCAGCGGCGCTCTGGTCAGCCAGCGCTACTATGTGGTTGACCCTTCACTGAATTACACCGTCGGCACACAGGTCCGGACGCCGTCTACCAACATTGCGCCCTACTACCGCATCACCCGCGCCCGCACGACGCCGCCCCTCATCCCCACCACCGCCCCCTGGGAAGGCTATTTCGTCCAGGCGAAGTACTCCTGGAACAACCGCCTGTTCGTGAAGGCCGGCTTCCGCTGGGAATCGGAAGACATGGCGGGTCTCCAGCAGACCTACAAGTTCAAAGCCAAGGACGCCATGGCGCCCCGCCTCTCCATTACCTGGGATCCGAACGGCGACGGCAAGAACAAGATCTACGCCTTCTATGGCAAGTACTTCGAGAAGGTCCCCCTCGATCTCGCGGTCCGCTCCCTCAGCACCGAAGTCGGCGTCAGCCGTTCCGACT
This DNA window, taken from Geothrix edaphica, encodes the following:
- a CDS encoding outer membrane beta-barrel protein, whose translation is MMIRSTLRYLALGALLAGTSLVAQETQKTWTAGASLTSALDGLKEVTHNTTGFVVDFGYNGHLGNSTVPFRASLGYQYFPGSDHLGLKQSLTSFQVAGDIFIASPWTDLQFITGLSINKYKVKSEAAGLGSSTDNVKGPKFGARLGLEYRFTPAWSGQLLVQMTELGTDATRTTGINPSWVQAGVKFHF
- a CDS encoding TonB-dependent receptor, producing MSRVFSRLGFTAAAIVAGSGIMGYAQDATTGAISGVVTGPNGALIAGARVILDGGRGQIVRATDANGSFKASALIPGQYTVTVTAPGFETAAKLTANVSINTLTPVRLTLSKAAGAVVEVLATSQSIDTTTQTSGTSYNSETISALPLGRSFSSIVNLAPGVSSSGIDSNNPSVGGSSGLENQYVIDGVNTTGAGYGANGSYSIVYGSLGTGINTDFISEVQIKSFGMDAEFGGSTGGMVNAVTKTGDNTLHAQVFAYFDLNSLQSKDKEPPRIDPTLRLTPSFDSTNRYELGFTVAGPIIKDKLFYFVGYNPIRSSVKRTQIDPAQPYYGRQIEQKTETNSYYGKLNWMITSTQSLEFSIFGDPGKLPFGANRTASIYTAPFSWEEVQFGGRNWTLKYNGVFFNDFLVEARVSQANNKFRRILDPVVQKTYRVSDVYTGVQYAPGPGFVDGTDDRNRQYDLKLTKTFGAFEFKAGYFKEDIEHKGGNTYQGPAGFVDPHTGATGQPYSSGALVSQRYYVVDPSLNYTVGTQVRTPSTNIAPYYRITRARTTPPLIPTTAPWEGYFVQAKYSWNNRLFVKAGFRWESEDMAGLQQTYKFKAKDAMAPRLSITWDPNGDGKNKIYAFYGKYFEKVPLDLAVRSLSTEVGVSRSDFYNINSAYNSLTNPIQTGTVIQDVRPASGYGVVGANNSLHFVGSAGFLTPVLPGTKLPYTNEYVLGWDMQPSEGLTISNRVIYRSLGRALEDMGIDGGNNLPYYIANPGENSAPIGQLAAAIDPTLGNSVTPTASWPKPKRDYWAFEIEVSKTTKHLNGFFNLRLSRLEGNYEGLFRNDNGQSDPNITSLFDFSSEYLKKYEDPANPDYHPRGLTGDEAFASGPLPNDRTVVANAGVTYSWDFGFSLTTLVKFQTGTPLNKFYGLIDYDNTGELAAGGRGSQGRTPNTLNFDLSGQYVVKLANKHQVSFRADVFNLWNVHKPTSYDQNYEASVDAPNQNFMNVLNYQTSRRIRLGVKYQF